From a single Lactococcus allomyrinae genomic region:
- the gnd gene encoding phosphogluconate dehydrogenase (NAD(+)-dependent, decarboxylating): protein MKFAMIGLGKMGMNLVKNAVDHDMEVVAYDLERSAVEEIQQYSSKVKGAFDIDDLLTKLSVEQAHSPSTDSVAPVSRDELTVSPKIIWVMVPAGHPTNSTIDELTEKLSVGDIIIDGGNSNYKDNLLQNKILAEKGIRFFDAGTSGGMEGARQGGNFMIGGDDKEAWQVIEPIFQAIAQEGGYLYTGKLGSGHYLKMIHNGIEYGMMQAIAEGFEILEASPFDYDYEAVAKLWNHGSVIRSWLMELAEEQFAKDPKLDEIIGRVQSSGEGKWTIEESLDLRVPAPVIALSLMMRNRSLQDDTMTGKVVAALRNGFGGHDIERK from the coding sequence ATGAAATTTGCAATGATTGGTCTGGGAAAAATGGGCATGAATCTTGTTAAAAACGCAGTAGACCATGATATGGAAGTTGTTGCTTATGACCTAGAACGCTCGGCTGTTGAGGAAATTCAGCAATATTCAAGTAAGGTAAAAGGAGCTTTTGATATAGATGATTTACTGACAAAATTGTCAGTGGAACAGGCTCATTCTCCATCTACTGATTCAGTAGCACCTGTGAGTCGTGATGAACTGACAGTATCTCCTAAAATTATTTGGGTGATGGTCCCAGCTGGACATCCGACAAACTCCACGATTGATGAACTGACAGAAAAGTTGTCAGTAGGAGATATCATCATTGATGGTGGAAATTCCAATTATAAAGATAATCTACTACAAAATAAAATTCTGGCGGAAAAAGGCATTAGATTTTTTGATGCTGGGACATCAGGTGGCATGGAAGGTGCACGACAAGGAGGTAACTTCATGATTGGCGGTGATGACAAAGAGGCGTGGCAGGTAATTGAGCCAATTTTCCAAGCTATTGCTCAAGAAGGCGGTTATCTTTATACAGGTAAACTTGGTAGTGGTCATTATCTGAAAATGATTCATAATGGTATTGAATATGGGATGATGCAAGCCATTGCTGAAGGTTTTGAAATTCTTGAAGCTTCTCCTTTTGACTACGATTATGAAGCTGTTGCTAAATTATGGAATCATGGCTCGGTCATTCGCAGTTGGCTCATGGAACTTGCTGAAGAACAGTTTGCAAAAGACCCAAAACTTGATGAAATTATTGGACGTGTCCAATCTTCGGGTGAAGGGAAATGGACCATCGAAGAAAGTTTAGATTTAAGAGTTCCAGCACCAGTTATTGCTTTATCGCTCATGATGCGTAATCGATCACTGCAAGATGATACAATGACAGGAAAAGTTGTCGCCGCATTGCGTAATGGTTTCGGTGGGCATGATATTGAGAGAAAATAA
- a CDS encoding MurR/RpiR family transcriptional regulator, which yields MARTLISRIKSYYDNLSKSDQAISDYLIANIDSAARLSIQDFAKNTNVSTATISRFSKKIGFNSFQELKLAIHATDSVSTDEFFSELSPADSYKEILTKNFNGNISSLNSTLNLVDEHKLNQTMDILLRAETCGFFGLGGSNAVALIAYHKFLRMPLQCVYHQDFHFQQMQAAKLTSKDCAFVISHTGKNKDTIHLLEILKSRGVPVIAITSFASSPLAKAADIALISISEEISYRPEAVASTVSQISLLDALFMMYGMKMKDVSESTLSEIRKVIRDSRLP from the coding sequence ATGGCGCGTACGCTGATTAGCCGCATCAAGAGTTATTATGACAATCTCAGCAAATCAGACCAAGCAATTTCCGACTATTTGATTGCAAATATTGACAGTGCGGCGAGACTCTCAATTCAAGATTTTGCCAAAAACACTAATGTATCTACTGCCACAATATCCAGATTTTCTAAAAAAATCGGCTTCAATTCTTTTCAAGAACTGAAACTCGCGATTCACGCTACAGATTCTGTCAGTACTGACGAATTTTTTAGTGAGCTTTCACCTGCTGACAGCTATAAGGAAATACTGACAAAAAACTTTAACGGAAACATTTCTTCATTGAATTCTACTTTAAATCTGGTAGATGAGCACAAACTCAACCAAACAATGGATATCCTACTTCGTGCAGAAACCTGTGGTTTTTTTGGTCTTGGTGGTTCAAATGCCGTTGCTCTGATTGCTTATCATAAGTTCTTACGAATGCCCTTGCAATGCGTTTATCATCAAGATTTTCATTTTCAACAAATGCAAGCCGCTAAATTGACTTCCAAAGACTGCGCTTTTGTCATCTCACATACTGGGAAAAATAAGGATACAATCCACCTTTTAGAAATTTTGAAAAGTCGTGGTGTTCCCGTCATCGCAATCACCTCTTTTGCTAGTTCACCTTTAGCAAAGGCTGCAGATATTGCTCTTATATCTATTTCAGAAGAAATTTCCTATCGTCCAGAAGCCGTGGCTTCTACCGTTTCACAAATTAGCTTACTTGATGCTCTCTTCATGATGTACGGTATGAAAATGAAAGATGTTTCCGAGAGCACTCTATCTGAAATCAGAAAAGTTATCCGCGATTCTCGTTTACCGTGA
- a CDS encoding DUF960 domain-containing protein: MAFSNTRRRYASFDTVASIPGEVIDAFWYIIDHHLKGVFPMEPVINFDLVNSHNLLSIRFSQDNSPTVVVIDFDYPFDAAWPREYRAVDNMGRETIMTAREM, from the coding sequence ATGGCATTTTCCAACACCAGACGTCGCTATGCTAGTTTTGATACCGTTGCGTCTATTCCCGGAGAAGTTATTGATGCTTTTTGGTACATCATTGACCATCATCTCAAAGGCGTTTTTCCCATGGAGCCTGTGATTAACTTTGATTTAGTTAATTCTCATAATTTGCTTTCTATTCGCTTTTCTCAAGACAACAGCCCGACTGTTGTAGTCATTGATTTTGATTACCCTTTTGATGCTGCTTGGCCTCGCGAATATCGCGCTGTTGACAATATGGGACGCGAAACCATCATGACCGCCAGAGAGATGTAA
- a CDS encoding metallophosphoesterase, with the protein MVELTIGALLLVLLLYGVFIEPHLMKVRHIELGQQQGVKVAHFTDTHFTWHTTPRRFKKFVRNMESENPDIIIFSGDLFDKVLWAKHQNWDQLILMFSSLTAPLGKFAVLGNHDFDDENSSVFVEEILEKSGFTILKNSSVLTKNLSVSGVDDWREGKPDFELLPTIEAFSVLAIHEPDTVLDMKTLNHFDLVLSGHSHGGQIRLGNWRLRNKGSSCADSGMYQLNDKTKLYVNCGIGLTFLPIRFGVPPEIVYYEL; encoded by the coding sequence ATGGTTGAATTGACGATTGGAGCCTTACTCTTAGTTCTGTTGCTTTACGGAGTTTTTATAGAGCCTCACCTGATGAAAGTGAGACATATAGAACTTGGTCAACAGCAGGGTGTAAAAGTTGCTCATTTTACAGATACACACTTTACTTGGCATACAACGCCTCGACGTTTTAAAAAGTTTGTAAGAAATATGGAAAGCGAAAATCCAGACATAATTATTTTTTCTGGAGATTTATTTGACAAGGTTCTTTGGGCGAAGCATCAGAATTGGGATCAATTAATTCTAATGTTTTCGTCGCTGACGGCGCCATTAGGTAAGTTTGCGGTACTTGGGAATCACGATTTTGATGATGAAAATTCATCGGTTTTTGTTGAAGAAATATTGGAAAAATCAGGTTTTACGATTTTAAAAAATTCGTCAGTACTGACGAAAAATCTGTCAGTGTCTGGTGTTGATGATTGGCGAGAAGGAAAACCAGATTTTGAACTTTTGCCGACGATAGAGGCATTTTCGGTACTTGCGATTCATGAGCCAGATACGGTTTTAGATATGAAGACATTGAATCATTTTGATTTGGTTTTATCTGGGCATAGTCATGGAGGGCAGATTCGTTTGGGAAATTGGCGCTTGCGAAATAAAGGTTCAAGTTGTGCAGATAGTGGGATGTACCAGCTCAATGATAAGACAAAGTTATATGTGAATTGTGGTATCGGTCTGACTTTTTTGCCGATTCGTTTCGGTGTTCCACCAGAAATTGTATATTATGAATTATAA
- the rpsR gene encoding 30S ribosomal protein S18 gives MAQQRRGGFKRRKKVDFIAANKIEVVDYKDTELLKRFISERGKILPRRVTGTSAKNQRKVVTAIKRARVMALLPFVASDEN, from the coding sequence ATGGCACAACAACGTCGTGGCGGCTTCAAACGCCGTAAAAAAGTTGACTTCATCGCTGCTAATAAAATTGAAGTCGTTGACTACAAAGATACTGAACTTTTGAAACGTTTTATCTCAGAACGTGGAAAAATCTTGCCACGTCGCGTGACTGGTACATCAGCTAAAAACCAACGTAAAGTGGTTACAGCAATCAAACGCGCGCGCGTAATGGCTTTGCTTCCATTCGTAGCTTCTGACGAAAACTAA
- a CDS encoding single-stranded DNA-binding protein — MINNVVLVGRITRDPELRYTPQNQAVATFSLAVNRQFKNANGEREADFINCVIWRQQAENLANWAKKGALIGITGRIQTRNYENQQGQRVYVTEVVADNFQMLESRSAREGMSGGAATGSYSAPSQSANNSRPQTNNNATPNFGRDADPFGSSPMEISDDDLPF; from the coding sequence ATGATTAACAATGTTGTATTAGTAGGACGCATTACCCGCGATCCTGAACTTCGTTATACCCCACAAAATCAGGCTGTTGCTACTTTTTCATTGGCGGTTAATCGTCAATTTAAGAATGCTAATGGTGAGCGCGAGGCCGATTTCATCAATTGCGTCATTTGGCGTCAACAAGCTGAAAACTTGGCGAATTGGGCTAAAAAAGGGGCTTTGATCGGTATTACTGGTCGTATCCAAACGCGTAATTATGAAAATCAACAAGGTCAGCGTGTTTACGTGACTGAGGTTGTAGCTGATAATTTCCAGATGTTGGAAAGTCGTTCTGCTCGTGAAGGTATGAGTGGTGGAGCAGCTACTGGTTCATATTCTGCACCGAGTCAGTCTGCAAATAATTCACGTCCTCAAACGAACAATAATGCAACGCCAAATTTTGGTCGTGATGCTGACCCATTTGGTAGCTCACCGATGGAAATTTCGGATGATGATCTTCCATTCTAA
- the rpsF gene encoding 30S ribosomal protein S6 codes for MTKYEILYIIRPNIDEEAKTALVERFDAILTDNGAVNLESKDWEKRKLAYEINDFREGLYHIATLEAETTSEALSEFDRLAKINLDILRHMIVKVEA; via the coding sequence ATGACTAAATACGAAATTCTTTACATTATTCGTCCAAACATTGATGAAGAAGCAAAAACTGCCCTCGTTGAACGTTTCGATGCTATCTTAACTGACAACGGTGCTGTGAATCTTGAGTCTAAAGACTGGGAAAAACGCAAACTCGCTTACGAAATCAATGATTTCCGCGAAGGTTTGTACCACATCGCAACTCTTGAAGCTGAAACAACTTCAGAAGCTTTGAGCGAATTTGACCGTCTTGCTAAGATCAATCTTGACATTCTTCGTCACATGATTGTTAAAGTTGAAGCTTAA
- a CDS encoding undecaprenyl-diphosphate phosphatase, giving the protein MDFIRAIILGIIEGITEWLPISSTGHLIIAEEFIRLNQSAAFKEMFDVVIQLGAILSVVVLYFHKLNPFNKLNPKDKQKTPREIQLTWRLWLKVLIAALPAAIIGLPLNNWLDAHFYHFVPVAFMLIIYGVAFIVIERQWVPNHEFSVFNIDRLPYRFALYIGLFQVLSLLPGTSRSGATIVGALLIGVSREVAAEFTFFLGIPVMFGASLVKIFHFFKNGNSLTLEQFSVLLLACLVAFGVSMLAIKFLMNYVKKHDFTFFGKYRIVLGAVLLVYAAVKAIAG; this is encoded by the coding sequence ATGGACTTTATTCGTGCGATTATTTTAGGGATTATTGAGGGAATTACTGAATGGTTGCCTATTTCATCAACGGGCCATCTGATTATTGCTGAAGAATTTATTCGACTGAATCAATCTGCTGCATTTAAGGAAATGTTTGATGTAGTCATTCAACTTGGGGCGATTTTATCCGTTGTTGTTTTGTACTTTCATAAATTGAATCCTTTCAATAAGTTAAACCCTAAAGATAAGCAAAAAACACCGCGTGAAATACAATTGACCTGGCGTTTATGGTTAAAAGTCTTGATTGCTGCACTGCCTGCTGCAATTATTGGGCTACCTCTTAATAATTGGTTAGATGCACATTTTTATCACTTTGTACCTGTAGCCTTTATGTTAATCATTTATGGGGTTGCTTTCATTGTTATCGAGCGTCAATGGGTACCTAATCATGAATTTAGTGTATTTAATATCGACCGTCTTCCTTATCGGTTTGCCTTGTATATCGGGTTATTTCAAGTTTTATCTCTTTTGCCTGGGACATCGCGGTCAGGAGCTACAATTGTTGGAGCGTTGCTGATTGGAGTAAGTCGTGAAGTGGCTGCTGAGTTCACATTTTTCTTAGGGATTCCAGTTATGTTTGGGGCCAGTCTTGTCAAAATATTCCATTTTTTCAAGAATGGAAATTCATTAACTCTTGAACAATTCAGCGTCTTACTATTAGCTTGTTTAGTTGCATTTGGCGTTTCAATGCTGGCGATTAAATTCTTGATGAACTATGTTAAGAAACATGATTTCACATTTTTTGGGAAATATAGGATTGTACTAGGTGCAGTATTGCTCGTCTATGCTGCTGTTAAGGCGATTGCTGGATAA
- the dnaX gene encoding DNA polymerase III subunit gamma/tau yields the protein MAYQALYRKYRSQRFDGMVGQEVVTTTLKNAIVNHQISHAYLFSGPRGTGKTSAAKIFAKAINCPNQVDGEPCNQCFICESITKGTLEDVIELDAASNNGVDEIREIRDKSTYAASTATYKVYIIDEVHMLSTGAFNALLKTLEEPTENVVFILATTELQKIPATIISRVQRFAFKAITTSDIRTHLAEILSDEQVEFAPEALDVIAKSAEGGMRDALSLLDQALSFSEGTLQEKDALLVTGSIANEALVSYIQALSVNDENKALEQLDYVFSEGKNMLRFTEDLLAHFRDMLLDKSVSTDRNRIFAWVDIAIESLKTIKETTQTKIAADVMTMRLSEVGKNLSVLTESQEIFTDSSTHLEQEIQALKSELAELKSQISNQNSTTQSSTLTEIKKTVKNPSVNKNHINKDLVYKALSEATNDARKSVLSAWPELVASIGKPAERALLNNTAPVAASENFVVVTFPHSNLAKRVTENDDLQLTCGNLLSSITGFSPEIIALAESDWQAIRAEYVANLKAEKPQESQPEESGHEDEGLAMAKELFGEKVVEIND from the coding sequence ATGGCTTATCAAGCTTTATATAGAAAATATCGCTCGCAGCGCTTTGATGGAATGGTTGGGCAAGAAGTGGTAACAACCACATTAAAAAATGCTATTGTCAATCATCAGATTTCTCATGCTTATCTTTTTAGTGGACCGCGCGGAACGGGGAAAACTTCAGCTGCAAAAATATTTGCTAAGGCAATTAACTGCCCCAATCAAGTAGACGGAGAACCTTGTAACCAGTGCTTTATTTGTGAGTCAATCACAAAAGGAACGCTAGAAGATGTCATTGAGCTTGATGCGGCATCAAATAATGGGGTAGATGAAATTCGTGAGATTCGTGACAAATCGACGTATGCTGCCTCTACTGCGACTTACAAAGTTTATATCATTGATGAAGTTCATATGCTCTCAACGGGGGCTTTTAATGCACTTTTGAAGACATTGGAAGAGCCTACGGAAAATGTTGTCTTTATTCTGGCAACAACAGAGTTGCAGAAAATTCCAGCAACGATTATTTCTCGTGTTCAGCGTTTTGCTTTCAAGGCGATTACGACAAGTGATATTAGAACTCATTTAGCTGAAATCTTGTCTGATGAACAAGTTGAGTTTGCTCCTGAAGCATTAGATGTCATTGCCAAATCAGCTGAGGGCGGAATGCGCGATGCACTTTCGTTACTCGACCAAGCTCTGTCATTTTCTGAAGGCACTTTACAAGAGAAAGATGCGCTACTAGTAACAGGTTCTATTGCCAATGAGGCACTTGTCAGCTATATTCAGGCTTTGTCAGTTAATGATGAAAATAAGGCTTTGGAGCAATTGGATTATGTTTTTTCTGAAGGAAAAAATATGTTACGTTTCACCGAGGATTTATTAGCTCATTTTCGAGATATGCTGTTAGACAAGTCTGTCAGTACTGACAGAAATCGAATTTTTGCATGGGTTGATATTGCTATAGAGAGTTTAAAGACGATTAAAGAAACAACTCAGACCAAAATCGCAGCAGATGTGATGACAATGCGTTTGTCAGAAGTTGGGAAAAATCTGTCAGTACTGACAGAATCTCAAGAAATATTTACAGATTCGTCAACTCATCTTGAACAAGAAATTCAAGCGTTAAAATCTGAGCTTGCAGAGTTGAAAAGTCAAATTTCTAATCAAAATAGTACAACACAATCAAGCACACTGACAGAAATCAAAAAAACAGTCAAAAATCCGTCAGTAAATAAAAATCATATTAATAAAGATTTGGTCTATAAAGCGCTATCTGAAGCAACAAATGATGCTAGAAAATCAGTCTTGTCAGCTTGGCCAGAACTTGTTGCAAGCATCGGGAAACCAGCTGAACGCGCGCTACTCAACAACACTGCACCAGTTGCAGCCTCTGAGAATTTTGTAGTTGTTACATTTCCACACAGTAATCTTGCGAAGCGAGTGACAGAAAATGATGATTTACAGCTGACTTGTGGTAATCTATTAAGTTCAATTACGGGTTTCTCGCCAGAAATTATTGCATTAGCGGAAAGTGACTGGCAGGCTATTCGGGCAGAATATGTCGCAAATCTCAAAGCTGAAAAACCTCAAGAAAGCCAGCCAGAAGAGTCAGGACATGAAGATGAAGGTCTTGCAATGGCAAAAGAACTTTTTGGAGAAAAAGTCGTTGAAATTAATGATTAA
- a CDS encoding phosphotransferase produces MSEIVDKFIADRFGDTDKTSGQSVNPGNIGDAREFARELGYFLYQLHRLPASEENNVPNFENNFAGSDLSFFEAEFSMLLKQYQKIVPADLLHEKFERAANKPWSKDLVWVLGDFNPQNLRVTNGRLADVVSADRAVMGDPACDVAVAWAIFDEKARKIFFSAAEADAATIERARIFALRWALKNYQSEDIDALIQSRDATTEILKDFNYSEQQDLY; encoded by the coding sequence ATGAGTGAAATTGTTGATAAATTTATTGCTGACAGATTTGGAGATACTGATAAAACTTCTGGACAATCTGTAAATCCAGGAAATATTGGTGATGCTAGAGAGTTTGCTCGTGAATTGGGATATTTTTTGTATCAGTTGCATAGGCTTCCTGCTAGTGAAGAAAATAATGTTCCGAACTTTGAAAATAATTTTGCTGGTTCTGATTTGTCTTTTTTTGAAGCAGAGTTTTCGATGCTTTTGAAACAATATCAAAAAATTGTGCCTGCTGATTTGCTTCATGAAAAATTTGAACGTGCAGCTAATAAACCTTGGAGTAAAGATTTAGTCTGGGTATTGGGAGATTTTAATCCTCAAAATTTGCGTGTTACCAATGGAAGACTTGCTGATGTTGTCAGTGCTGACAGGGCTGTGATGGGTGACCCAGCTTGTGATGTGGCAGTGGCTTGGGCGATTTTTGATGAAAAAGCGCGTAAAATATTTTTCAGTGCAGCGGAAGCTGATGCTGCAACGATTGAGCGTGCAAGAATTTTTGCACTTCGCTGGGCGTTAAAAAATTATCAGTCAGAAGATATTGATGCGCTTATCCAATCTCGTGATGCAACAACTGAGATACTCAAAGATTTTAATTATAGTGAGCAACAGGATTTATATTAG
- a CDS encoding GAF domain-containing protein, protein MNKQEKIDGYEMLNLQLKGLLSEQNYTISNLANASSLLWNFLPDQVYTGFYLYNGEKLILGPFQGSVSCVEITMGKGVCGESAEKCETMIVDDVKKHKNYISCDGRARSEIVVPLVKNGKVVGVLDLDSSEVGFYDEIDEKYLEEFADILCEMTDFKFFEVA, encoded by the coding sequence ATGAATAAACAAGAAAAAATAGATGGTTATGAAATGCTGAATTTACAGCTAAAAGGACTCTTGAGTGAGCAAAATTATACGATTTCAAATTTAGCAAATGCGAGCAGTTTATTATGGAATTTTTTGCCTGATCAAGTTTATACGGGGTTTTATCTTTATAATGGTGAAAAACTGATTTTGGGACCTTTTCAAGGTTCGGTTTCTTGTGTTGAAATCACAATGGGTAAGGGTGTTTGTGGTGAGTCTGCTGAAAAATGCGAAACAATGATTGTTGATGATGTGAAAAAACATAAAAATTACATTTCTTGTGATGGGCGGGCGAGGTCAGAAATTGTCGTACCACTTGTTAAAAATGGAAAAGTTGTAGGTGTGCTTGATTTAGATAGCTCAGAAGTTGGTTTTTATGATGAGATTGATGAGAAATATTTGGAAGAATTTGCAGACATTTTATGTGAAATGACGGATTTTAAATTTTTCGAAGTTGCTTAA
- a CDS encoding chorismate mutase has translation MNLEDLRCEIDQIDEQITQLLEQRMNLVLDIAKTKKIQKIEVVDLSREQLVLDRIAQKVQNPEYRSTIINTYQDIMKNSRAYQQNFLKENKKTD, from the coding sequence ATGAACTTAGAAGACCTCAGATGTGAAATTGACCAAATAGACGAACAAATTACTCAACTTCTTGAACAGCGCATGAACCTTGTGCTTGATATTGCTAAAACCAAGAAAATCCAAAAGATTGAAGTTGTTGACCTTTCGCGTGAACAGCTTGTTCTTGACCGTATTGCACAAAAAGTGCAAAACCCCGAATATCGCTCCACAATTATCAATACCTATCAAGATATTATGAAAAATTCTCGTGCCTATCAACAAAATTTTCTTAAAGAAAACAAAAAAACAGACTGA
- the glnA gene encoding type I glutamate--ammonia ligase yields MAITAADIRRDVKEKDIKFLRLMFTDILGTLKNVEVPATDEQLDKLFENKMMFDGSSIEGFVRINESDMYLYPDLDTWIVFPWGDEYGKVAGVICDVYTPEGEPFAGDPRGVLKRNLKSMEKLGFKSFNLGPEPEFFLFKLNENAEPTLEVNDKGGYFDLAPTDLAGNTRREIVNVLTDLGFEVEASHHEVAIGQHEIDFKYANALKACDNIQIFKLVVKTIARKHGLHATFMAKPVHGINGSGMHCNMSLFTEDGKNAFADPAGDMGLSATANSFIAGLLKHAYNFTAIANPTVNSYKRLVPGYEAPVYVAWAGRNRSPLIRVPASRGMSTRVELRSVDPSANPYLVLSVLLASGLDGVENKMEAPEAIESNIYVMTEEERKAHGITDLPSTLHNAVKALREDDVVTEALGEHVLVNFVEAKRIEWASYAQFVSQWEIDNYLELY; encoded by the coding sequence ATGGCAATCACAGCAGCAGACATCCGTCGTGATGTCAAAGAGAAGGACATTAAATTTTTACGTTTGATGTTTACTGACATCCTCGGAACACTCAAAAACGTAGAAGTTCCAGCCACAGATGAACAGTTGGATAAATTATTTGAAAACAAAATGATGTTTGATGGTTCATCAATCGAAGGTTTTGTTCGTATTAACGAATCAGATATGTATCTTTACCCAGACCTTGACACTTGGATTGTTTTTCCTTGGGGAGATGAATATGGTAAAGTTGCAGGAGTTATCTGTGATGTTTACACTCCAGAAGGGGAACCGTTTGCAGGAGACCCACGTGGTGTGCTGAAACGTAATCTGAAATCTATGGAAAAGCTTGGATTTAAGAGCTTTAATCTTGGACCAGAACCAGAATTTTTCCTTTTTAAGCTGAATGAAAATGCTGAACCAACACTTGAAGTAAACGATAAAGGTGGCTATTTTGACCTTGCACCAACTGACCTTGCTGGTAATACACGTCGCGAAATTGTCAACGTATTGACAGATCTAGGTTTTGAAGTAGAGGCTTCTCACCACGAAGTTGCGATTGGTCAGCACGAGATTGACTTCAAATATGCAAATGCTTTGAAAGCTTGCGATAATATTCAAATCTTCAAACTCGTTGTTAAAACGATTGCTCGTAAACATGGTTTACACGCAACTTTTATGGCTAAACCTGTCCATGGAATCAATGGCTCTGGTATGCATTGTAATATGTCATTATTTACAGAAGATGGTAAAAATGCTTTTGCAGATCCAGCAGGTGATATGGGACTTTCTGCAACGGCTAACAGTTTTATTGCTGGTCTTTTGAAACACGCATACAACTTTACAGCAATTGCAAATCCAACTGTAAACAGTTATAAACGCCTTGTTCCTGGTTATGAAGCTCCTGTGTATGTTGCTTGGGCTGGTCGTAACCGCTCACCTCTAATTCGTGTTCCTGCATCACGTGGAATGTCAACTCGTGTAGAACTTCGTTCAGTTGACCCATCAGCGAATCCGTATTTAGTTCTCTCTGTTCTTCTTGCTTCAGGACTTGACGGAGTTGAAAACAAAATGGAAGCTCCAGAAGCGATTGAGTCAAATATTTATGTGATGACTGAAGAAGAACGTAAAGCACATGGGATTACTGACTTGCCTTCAACTTTACACAATGCGGTTAAAGCATTGCGTGAAGATGATGTGGTTACAGAAGCATTGGGTGAACACGTATTGGTTAATTTTGTTGAAGCTAAACGTATTGAGTGGGCAAGCTACGCACAATTTGTTTCACAATGGGAAATTGATAATTATTTGGAACTTTATTAA
- a CDS encoding MerR family transcriptional regulator, with amino-acid sequence MKERELRRSMAVLPIGTVMKLTDLSARQIRYYEEQELIFPERNDGNRRMYSLNDIDALFDIADLLHEGNNIADIKAIYAKRNAKKSQTLSISEVHHALEHEFAQQGRFGTPDPTNFSQPRM; translated from the coding sequence GTGAAAGAACGTGAATTAAGACGCTCTATGGCGGTGCTTCCGATTGGAACCGTCATGAAACTCACTGATTTGAGTGCTCGGCAGATTCGTTATTACGAAGAGCAAGAGCTGATTTTTCCAGAGCGGAACGATGGTAATCGTCGAATGTATTCGCTCAATGACATTGATGCACTTTTTGATATTGCTGATTTATTGCATGAGGGAAACAATATTGCAGATATCAAAGCAATCTATGCTAAAAGGAATGCTAAGAAATCCCAGACATTATCAATTAGCGAAGTACACCATGCACTCGAACACGAATTTGCCCAACAAGGACGATTCGGAACTCCCGATCCTACTAATTTCAGTCAACCTCGTATGTAA
- a CDS encoding low molecular weight protein-tyrosine-phosphatase: MEKILFVCLGNICRSPMAEFVMKDLVLKAGRNDEFHIESRATSSWEHGNPIHPGTKNIFVEKNIKFDNQKVSQQISKADFECFDYIIAMDDSNVDDLKKVAPVNAQNKITMLLDDSVPDPWHTGNFEETYRLISRGCKQLLS, translated from the coding sequence ATGGAAAAAATATTATTTGTATGTTTAGGCAATATCTGTCGAAGTCCAATGGCAGAATTTGTAATGAAAGATCTAGTTTTAAAAGCGGGACGTAACGATGAGTTTCATATCGAAAGCCGTGCTACTTCATCTTGGGAACACGGGAACCCTATTCATCCAGGTACGAAAAATATCTTTGTAGAAAAAAATATAAAATTTGATAATCAAAAAGTTAGCCAGCAGATTTCAAAAGCTGATTTTGAGTGCTTTGATTATATTATTGCGATGGATGACTCGAATGTAGATGATTTAAAAAAAGTTGCCCCTGTGAATGCACAAAATAAAATAACAATGTTGTTAGATGATTCTGTACCAGACCCGTGGCATACTGGAAATTTTGAGGAAACGTATAGACTTATCAGCAGAGGTTGCAAACAATTATTATCTTAA